In a genomic window of Narcine bancroftii isolate sNarBan1 chromosome 7, sNarBan1.hap1, whole genome shotgun sequence:
- the LOC138740038 gene encoding antifreeze protein Maxi-like, producing the protein MTFTLPQEAMSDQATALTSMAATAADQGPAATAGQGRAAADQGHTTVAADRGPATTETANQVPAAAADWGAAITADQGPATTEGAVQIPAAAADRVPAAAADWGAAAADWGAATTADQGPATTEGADQIPAAAADRVPATAADREPAATEATDQVSATAADQ; encoded by the coding sequence atgacgttcaccctacctCAGGAAGCAATGTCCGACCAGGCCACAGCCCTGACATCAATGGCCGCCaccgctgctgaccagggacctgcCGCAACCGCCGGCCAGGGACGcgctgctgccgaccagggacacaCCACCGTTGCTGCTGACCGGGGACCTGCCACCACCGAGACAGCTAACCAGGTACCCGCCGCCGCTGCTGATTGGGGAGCTGCCAtcactgccgaccagggacccgccaccactGAGGGAGCTGTCCAGATACCCGCCGCCGCAGCTGACCGGGTACCCGCCGCCGCTGCTGACTGGGGAGCTGCCGCTGCTGACTGGGGAGCTGCCAccactgccgaccagggacccgccaccactGAGGGAGCTGACCAGATACCCGCCGCTGCAGCTGACCGGGTACCTGCCACCGCTGCCGACCGGGAACCCGCCGCCACTGAGGCAACTGACCAGGTATCCGCCACCGCTGCCGACCAGTGA